A genomic region of Runella rosea contains the following coding sequences:
- a CDS encoding Crp/Fnr family transcriptional regulator gives MSPFFLGTAPFVSGEIFETIERYALQTDDCKIAFAKCLDIHSLSELELLVQEGHTNDRMYWIESGLVRSFYDTDTDTDTDTDTDTNDITTGLYQEGDFFCVFSSFFSQKPSTESICTEEPSVLYSIGFEDLQRLFGLYPELSHAFCGLYGHLLELHHARAALLRYRTPHERYEAFLAHHPNLPNRLKVKHIASYLGIHRVTLCKIRKQLTHKKA, from the coding sequence ATGTCACCATTTTTTTTAGGAACAGCACCATTTGTTTCTGGCGAGATTTTTGAAACTATTGAGAGATACGCATTGCAAACCGACGACTGTAAAATCGCATTTGCAAAATGCCTCGACATTCATTCGCTTTCAGAGCTGGAATTGCTCGTTCAGGAAGGGCACACCAACGACCGTATGTATTGGATTGAATCAGGGTTAGTACGTTCTTTTTATGATACTGATACTGATACTGATACTGATACTGATACTGATACTAATGATATAACGACGGGTCTTTACCAAGAAGGAGATTTCTTTTGCGTGTTCAGCAGTTTTTTTTCTCAAAAACCCTCCACAGAATCTATCTGTACCGAAGAGCCTAGCGTTTTGTATTCGATAGGATTTGAGGATTTGCAACGCCTTTTTGGCCTGTATCCAGAGCTAAGCCACGCTTTTTGCGGTTTGTACGGTCATTTGTTAGAATTACATCACGCTCGTGCGGCTTTGCTTCGTTATCGTACGCCCCATGAGCGATATGAAGCATTTTTGGCACATCATCCGAATTTACCCAATCGCCTGAAGGTAAAGCACATCGCATCTTATCTAGGCATTCACCGCGTGACGCTGTGTAAAATACGAAAGCAGCTCACCCACAAAAAAGCATAA